Within Phycisphaerae bacterium, the genomic segment TTAATTCTGACTCGGCGGCGGACCTGCAAAGTTTATTGGCAGAGCTTGACTGCACAAGTGAACCCTTAAAGAGCTTAGCTGAAAAACAGCTCATCAAAATAGTTCGCAGGACGGTATTAAAATCGCTGCCGGCTATTCCCGCGGGGATGGTGATAAAAACCGACCGCGTTGTATTGAATCAGGAGCAGCAAAAGGCATTAGCTCATTTTAAGGCCAAAATAGATTCGGGCGAGTTCGGCGTCACGCTTTTATACGGCGTCACCGACAGCGGCAAGACCGAGCTTTATATAAGGTCAATTGAGGCGGTTTTGCAAAAGGGCATGGGCGCTATCGTCCTGCTGCCGGAAATCGCCCTTACCGCCCAAACCGTTCAGCGGTTCAGCTCAAGGTTTAAAAAAATAGCTGTGATGCATTCTGGCCTGACTTCCGCCCAGCGCAACGCCCAGTGGCATAAAATAAGAGATGGCGAAGCAGATGTTGTTATCGGCGCCCGCTCGGCGGTTTTTGCGCCGCTGCCGAAGCTCGGCCTTGTCGTTGTTGACGAAGAGCATGAGCCGAGCTTCAAGCAGGATACTGCCCCCCGTTATAATGGACGGGACGTGGCGATAAAATGGGCGCAGCTGTCAAACGCACATTGTATTTTAGGCAGCGCAACACCCTCGCTGGAGACGCTTTATAACAGCCAAAATAAAAAGTATTTTAGTATGATGCGTTTGCCCAAAAGGGTGATGGACCTGTCCTTTCCCGAGATGAGACTCATTGATTTGCGGAACGAATTTCACACAAAGGAAGGCATAAATCTGATTTCCGAGCCGCTTGCCGAACATCTGGAAAAAGTGCTGGCTAAAGGCGAGCAGGCAATTTTGCTTTTGAACAGACGCGGTTACAGTAATTTTGTTTTCTGCCCGTCGTGCAAATATACGCTGCACTGCCGGAATTGCGATGTAACTTTGACGTTTCACAAATCGCCGCCTCGCGATGGCAGCCGGATGCGGACGGTTACAGGCAAACATATAGATTACGGTTTCGCGGTATGTCACTATTGCGGGGCGCAGACCCTCGTGCCGCAGAAATGTCCTTTGTGTGGTGCCGGCTTTGCGATGTTCGGGTTTGGCTCGCAAAGGCTCGAAGGTGAGCTGGCTAAAAAGTTCTCGCAGGCCCGTATAGCGCGTGTTGACAGCGATTCTATGGCCGGGCGCGACTATTACCACGTCCTTAGGGATTTCAGCGATGGCAAAATAGATATATTGGCCGGAACACAAATGCTGGCCAAGGGTCTGCATTTTCCGAACGTAACACTGGTCGGCATTATCAGCGCCGATACCTGCCTTTATCTGCCGGATTT encodes:
- the priA gene encoding primosomal protein N', which codes for MRKYQTESLFETDDVQQSKCSHIIRVAFESAADMEFDYLVPDEFWPIEPGQRVEAPFGRGNKLEKGFCVEIISGEQSRKDTKGKGREFKLKKVCGVIDKEPLLNADLLELARWIAGYYVCPLGQVLAAMVPGAVKKGAGVKTERQIYLAGVAEGTIEKLRGKKQKQIIEYLQRKKAFNSDSAADLQSLLAELDCTSEPLKSLAEKQLIKIVRRTVLKSLPAIPAGMVIKTDRVVLNQEQQKALAHFKAKIDSGEFGVTLLYGVTDSGKTELYIRSIEAVLQKGMGAIVLLPEIALTAQTVQRFSSRFKKIAVMHSGLTSAQRNAQWHKIRDGEADVVIGARSAVFAPLPKLGLVVVDEEHEPSFKQDTAPRYNGRDVAIKWAQLSNAHCILGSATPSLETLYNSQNKKYFSMMRLPKRVMDLSFPEMRLIDLRNEFHTKEGINLISEPLAEHLEKVLAKGEQAILLLNRRGYSNFVFCPSCKYTLHCRNCDVTLTFHKSPPRDGSRMRTVTGKHIDYGFAVCHYCGAQTLVPQKCPLCGAGFAMFGFGSQRLEGELAKKFSQARIARVDSDSMAGRDYYHVLRDFSDGKIDILAGTQMLAKGLHFPNVTLVGIISADTCLYLPDFRANERTFQLISHVAGRAGRSVKKGVVFVQTFLPDQPAIQFALKNDFDGFVKEELKHRRACNLPPFWRLAGVIMRDRNFDRLEAASVVIRRKVDDIVKRDDLKVTVRGPMPAVINRIQQFHRMQIIIQSAKAETIQRLFTTLRADLWRLRPAVKVAIDIDPVNLL